The DNA segment GGCCTCCATCTTCTCAATAATACGCGGCAGCACGCTCTCAGAGCTGGCCGTGGAGTAAGCCAGAATCAGTTCATCTTTCAGGATACGAATCAGAATCCAGACGCTCAGACCGCACAGACGCGCCACGATGCCCAACACCACCAGCGCGAAGAACAGAATCGCGAAGTGTACCAGCAGCACCAGTTTCGCCAGCGGCCACAGCGACGCAAAACCAAAGTTCGCCACGGTAACAGCGATCAGCGCAAACACCCCGACCGGCGCGTAACGCATCACCATGTGGGTCACTTTAAACATGGTTTCTGAGATGGAGCGGAACACGGTGACCAGCGGTTCACGGTGAGTCGCAGGCAGGGAAGACAGACCCAGGCCAAACAGCACCGAGAAGAAGATAATCGGCAGCATGTCGCCCTTCGCCATCGACGCGACAATGTTGGTCGGAACCAGTGACAAAATCGTGCCCATCAAACCGTGCGCATGGCTTTGTACTTCCGCCGTCGTGCTTTGGTATTTCGAAATATCCACGGTCGCCAGTTGCGACATATCAATCCCGGAACCGGGTTGAAACACGTTCGCCAGTGTAATACCGAGGATAATGGCGACGGTCGTGATCACTTCGAAATAGATAATGGTTTTGGCACCGATACGCCCTAACTGTTTCGCATCGCCGACACCGGCAATACCGACAATCAGGGTGGAAATAACAATCGGAACGACGATCATTTTGATCAGATGGATAAAGATATCGCCCGCCGGTGACAGCAGGTTGGCAACCAGCCATTCGCGGCTGTCGCTGTGATAATGCAGATAACTGCCCAGAAGAATACCCAGCACCATGGCCAGCAAAATCTGCCAGGCCAGGCTGATTTTCAAGTTTTTCATAACAACAGACTTCCTCAATGAAGCGCCGTTCTGCATTCAAAAAAGGATGAGAACAGTACATACTGAAAGGGTATGAATTGTGTTGCGTTCGTTTGTGGAGTTTTTTAACGCGCATAATCAGTACCATTTGCATGGCATACTGCGCAACCCTTTCAGAACAGGGCATCTAACTGATTTTATGCATAATAACGCGAGTTTATCGCGATCATCATGAATAACTATTTGTTATGGAAAGATTTTTATTTCCTCAAAAACGAATAATACCTTTCTGGAATTATTTTAACGCCACCGTTCATTCGCTTACTTTTTAAACAGCAAAAACGACACAAATCACAAAAAAACAAAATTATTTCTGACGATTCTGCAACAACTTCGCCATATTAATAGCGTCAATGAGTTGCACGCGATTAACCCTTGGCGAGTTCAAATCCAGTAATTTTTGCCAGAATGCGATGGCCTGCACATAATCAGCCTGCATAAACGCATCAGCGGCCAGCAGCATTAACGCGGTGACTTCCGAAGCATCAAGCGCCAGCGCTTTATCGATCATTTCACGCGTTTCCGGCGTCATATGCTGCCCGGACTGGTAATAGCGCACCGTCGCCAGCGCCGAATAGATCTCCGCGTTCTCTCCCCGCAGGCGCAGCGCCTGCTGATACGCCAGCAGAGCATTGTCATAGGCATTACGCCAGAGGTAGTACTCGCCCAGCGTCGCCCACTGCGCGCTGTCCTGCGGGTTTGCGCGAATCGCCGCCTGCAACGTCAGCAACTGCTTTTCCGCCGTCGGTTCATCGGTAAACGCCCGCAGCGGATCGGCCAGACGCTGCTGTTCCTGGCGAACGGCCTGCCATTTTGACGACGCCAGATAGCCGCCGACGCAAGCCATCACCATGACGATCGCAACGGCCAGCAGCGCTTTCACCGGCAGCGGGCGCGACGGCGCGTCCGAAGCCACAGGCTCCGTCAAATCATGATGCAATTCCTGTTGTAGCTGCGCCTGGCGCTGGCTGTGACGCAGCAGCAGTACGCTCACCTGATGCAGACTCATTCACTCCCCCTCCTCTTTACGCTGACGCGCTATCACTCGCCACAGCGCCACGCCCACCAGCAGCAACAGCAGGAAAGGCAGCGCCCATAGCAGCAACGTTTGCCCGGTTAGCGCCGGGTTGTAGAGGACGAACTCACCGTAGCGTTCGGTCATCCAGGCGGTGATTTCCTCTTCGCTTTTACCTTCCGCCACCATGGTATAGACCTGATGGCGCATACTGACCGCTACCGGCGCGTTGGATTCCAGCAAGTTTTGATTCTGGCACTGCGGGCAGCGCAGCTGGCTGGCAATAAATAGTGATTTTTCCTGCTGTTGCGCGTTTTCAAAGCGCCAGGTGTCCACAACCTGGGCATGCGCTGCAAAGGTGATGAAAAACAAAATGATAGCCAAGAGTAAACCTATTCTGCCGGATGGCGCTGCGCTTATCTGGCCTACAATGTGTTGCGCACCCCGTACGCCGCCATCCGGCAACGCGTTGATTAATTTACTCATCACGCTTCCTCCCACGCCAGCCGCTGAGCGCCGCGCCTGCAATCATCAACAGCCCTCCGCCCCAGATCCAGCGCACGCCGGTCTGGACATACAGGCGCATGGCATAGCGATCCTGCCCGGTTTTTTCGCCCATTACCGCATACCAGTCATGCAGCAGATTCCAGCGAATCCCCGGCTCCATCATCTGCTGACGGCGCGCCGCGTAAAAACGCCGCTCTGGCGTGACGCGCCCGATGTGCCGTTTATCCTGCTCAATGGCGATCTGCGCTTTCTCGGTGGTGTAATTGCCTTTCGCCTCCAGATCGAGACGTTCAAAACGAAACGTGTAGCCTGCCAGTTCCACCTGCTCTCCGGGGCGCAGATTAAGGCTGATTTCGTGCCGACTGCCGCTGGAGAAAATAATCCCGGCGGCGACAACCAATACGCCGGTGTGCGCCAGCAGCGCCGGAAGCTGACAACGTACAGACACTTTCCGGCTTCTGATTGTCGCCAGTACGATAACTAACAGCATCAGCAGCCCAAACGGCAGCGTGGCGCGATTAAAATAGGGTGCGCCGACGGAGAGTCGCCCCCAGCCGAACAGGCCGTAAATCATCGGATAGAGCGTCCCGATAAGCACAATCAGCAGCACGGCGCTAAAAAGCAGCAGCGCGGCCAGAATCATCATCTCACGCGACCAACTGCCAAAACGCGCATTCTGGCGGACTTGCTGGCCTCGCCACGCGTACAACCCGAGCGACGCCAGGCTCAACACGGTAAACAGCGCGAACAGCGGCACCGCACGCACGTTGTCCAGCGCAAAGGCATGGACAGAGACCAGAATGCCGGAGCGCACAATCAGCGTGCCCAGCAGGGATAAAATCAGCGTCAGAATCGCCAGCAGCAAAGACCAGTGGCGGAAGATGCCGCGCTGGCGGGAAACGAACAGGCTGTGCAGTAGCGCGCTGGCGGAAAGCCAGGGTAATAAAGAAGCGTTTTCCACCGGGTCCCAGAACCACCAGCCGCCCCAGCCCAGTTCGCAGTACGCCCACCACGACCCGAGAATGATGCCCAGCGTCAGCGCGCACCAGCCGGGGAGCGCCCAGCGCCAGCAGACCCAGGCGGTGGCCGCGCTAAAGCCGCCACGCAGCAATGACGCCAGCGCAACGCCCGCTGCGACCATCAGGCCGCCATAGCCCAGATAAAGCAGCGGTGGATGGAGAATCAGCCCCAGGTGTTGCAGCATCGGATTGAGATCGCGCCCCTCAATCGCGGGCGGAAAGATACGCACAAACGGGTCCGACCAGACCACGACAAACAGCAGCAGCAGGGCGGTCATCATCGACAGAATACAGAGCGTTAGCGGAAAGAGCGCATCGCGCTCGCCTTTGCACCGCCAGGCGAACAGCGCGCTCCAGCCGGAAAGGAACAGCACCCACAGCAGCAGCGATCCTTCATGACCGCCCCACACCGCCGCCAGTTTTAATCCCCACGGCAGCTGGCTGTAGCTATGCTGTGCAACGTAGACAACCGAAAAATCGCTGGTAAGAAAGCAGAAAACCAGAATAGCGAACGCCAGTGATAACAGCGCGAATTGCGCCAGGACGCCGATTATCGCCAGACGTCTGATGCCCTGCCAGCGCTGGCGCAACCCCACCAGCGTGGCAAGTGGGGTCAACACGTTGACCCCAAGACTCAGCAGTAATGCCAGAAAACCGGCTTCAGGAAGGAATACGTCCAGAGATCACCCTGCCTAAGCTCACGCGACCGTTAGCTGTCCCGCATAAAGAATGAAAAAGCGCAGCAGCAGGACACCGGTCAGGCTGGCGCCACATACCGCCAGCACGCCGTGAAACGTCGAACCGCGATTCGCCCAGGGCTTCAGCAGCATTGGCACAATCAGCCCCAGCCCCGCGACGCCAAGCCAGAACCACCATGTCCAGAATCCACCACCCAGCGCCGCAGTCAGCGCGCGCATTTTGCCGTCATCGCCCAACGCCAGCCCAACAAAGAACGCCGCCAGCAGGAAGATTTCCAGCCAGACGACCGGCGTTTCCATGCGATGCACAAAATGCGCTTCAGTGCTGTGCGGATTGCTGCGATGACGCAAGGCCATCGCAATCAGCGCCACCGCCGCCCCGGAAGAGATCCCCGAGAACAGGAACAGCACCGGCAGGATCGGGTTATTAAGGAACGGATAGGACTTCAGCGCCGACAGCAGGAAGCCGGTATACGCCCCCAGCAGTACCGCCAGCACCAGCATTACCGTCTCAAGCAGGCGATGGAACGGCGTCAGCAGCGTCAATGCTTTTTGCACCATCCCCAGACGCGGCAACCAGCGCTGTTGCAGGGCAAGCACCTCTTTTTCAAAGATTTTCGCCAGCCACAGAACCAGCACCACCATATAGAGCTGGAACAGCATGACGCCCATCGACATCACCGACGTGAAGCTGTAGTGGAACATCAGTTTCCAGAAGGTCCACGGGCGCGTCAGGTGAAAGATCAGGATCAGCAGGCCAAGAATAATTGCCCCCGGCCCCACCACCAGCGTCGTACGCAGCAGCGTGCTGTCCGCCCCGCCCGCTTCCGGGTGAATGCGGCGCAGCAAAATAGCCAGCGTCACTAACCCGGCAGAAATACCAATCAGAAACAGATAGATGGCGATGGGCCAGTCCCACACCAGCGATTCAAAATGGAAAGCAGAAGCGTGCGTCATTGGCTCACCTCCCCAAATTTAAAGGGAACGCGGTAGACCTTCGGTTTCGTACCCAGCGCCAGCTTGTAGCGGTAGGTGGTTTTCTGCCGCAGCAGACGAGAGATATCGCTGTTGGGATCGTCCAGGTTGCCAAACGTCAGCGCCTTTGTCGGGCAGGACTCGACGCAGGCGGGCAACTTACCCGCTTTCAGGTTGGTTTTCCGGCAGAAATCGCACTTATCCGCCGTCTTGCTGACCGGATGGATAAAGCGTACGCGATAAGGACACGCCGCAATGCAATACTGGCAGCCGACGCACAGATCCGGGTTCACATCGACGATACCGCTGGCGGCATCGCGGAATGAGGCCCCGGTCGGGCAAACATCGACGCAGGGCGCATGATCGCAGTGCTGGCACGAATGACGGAAGAATTGATACTTCACGTCAGGAAACGTCCCCTGCGGCTCGCTGCGGATAATCGTCAGACGCGACACGCCCTCCGGCACCTGGTTCACTTCCCGACAGGCATCCATACAGGCGGTACAGCCGATGCATAATGACTCATCATGCACCATGCCGTAACGCACGCCGTTGATATTCAACGTTTTCGCCACCACGCGTCCTGCTGTTCCGCTGACCGCCACCAGCGCGCCGACGCGGGTGATAAACTGGCGACGAGAGCAACTCATGGATGCTCCTTAAGCAAGGGAACGGACGCCGGGTTAAAGTGCGGATTGGTACGCTGATCGCTGTGGCAATCGACGCAAATCTTAATCCGTCCTTTCTCATTGAGCGTCTGCATCGTATCTTGCTGTGGATGCAGCGAGTGACAGCTGGCGCACGCCACTTTGGTCACATGGACATCATGCGGCCAGAACGCTTTTTGCAGCTGCTCAGGCAGGTGGCAGGACATACAGACGCTGTTCTGCTGCTCTACCGTATACATCGGGTCGTTAAAGCGCATCACATCTTTCACCCCTTCGCGGTGTTTAGGCGATGGCTGACCGTGACAGTTGGTGCACGTAACCGGCAGCTTGTTGTTCGGGTTAACGACAGAAGCGTGCTTACCGTGCATACCCTCGGTATCCGGCTTGTGGCAATCCAGACAAGCAGCATCTGGATTACGCTGCTGGGTGACCGTCCAGCGTTGCTCTGAGTCCTGCGGCGTTGGGGTAGCGGTTATCCCACACAGGCTCCAGAACAGACCTGACGCCAGCACCCCAGCAGTTAATAACGAACGTAATACGCTCATATTCACTCCGTTGAGTTATCCGCCTCTTACGAGGCGGAATGTGGGGTTATTGGCTTAACAGACCGTTTTTACGCGCCTGATCTTCCCATTGCGGAATCACCGTCTTGATGAAGTCCTGCTTCTCGGCGTTGATTTGCTGCATGTTCAAACCAATCGCTTTCTGGGCTTTCTCTTTGGTGGAGATATCCGGCAGCGGGATTTCATGAGTGATGCCTTTACTGCCCAGCAGACGCACCAGTTTGGTACGGGCATCCGCCGCTTTATCCATCGCGCCGCCCAGCATACGCAGACCTTCATCCGGGGCATGCATATGGATGCCGTGCGAGGCAATCGCCAGATCCCAGCGCCACTGCGCATGACGGATATCGTCCAGAATCGGTTTCATTTCCGCTTCTGTCGCGCCCGCATCCCACGCCGCTTTCGCTTCGAAATGCGCGTGTACTAACTGATCTTCAACCTTGATTTTCAGGTCATGAATCGCCTGTTTACGCTCAGCAACCACTTTTTGCAGGGAGGCTTTATCCTGGGTGTGGCAGTTGGCGCAGGTCTGGGCGAAGTTATCAAACGGGTTGCCAATCTTATGGTCGGTGTAAAGTTTGCCTTCGGCGTTCTGCACTTTCGGCATGTGACAATCAATACAGGTCACGTTGTTCTTGCCGTGAATGCCCACGCTCCAGGTTTCATATTCCGGGTGCTGCGCTTTCAGCATTGGCGTTTTCGACAGCGGGTT comes from the Citrobacter koseri ATCC BAA-895 genome and includes:
- the nrfC gene encoding cytochrome c nitrite reductase Fe-S protein; its protein translation is MSCSRRQFITRVGALVAVSGTAGRVVAKTLNINGVRYGMVHDESLCIGCTACMDACREVNQVPEGVSRLTIIRSEPQGTFPDVKYQFFRHSCQHCDHAPCVDVCPTGASFRDAASGIVDVNPDLCVGCQYCIAACPYRVRFIHPVSKTADKCDFCRKTNLKAGKLPACVESCPTKALTFGNLDDPNSDISRLLRQKTTYRYKLALGTKPKVYRVPFKFGEVSQ
- the nrfD gene encoding cytochrome c nitrite reductase subunit NrfD, whose amino-acid sequence is MTHASAFHFESLVWDWPIAIYLFLIGISAGLVTLAILLRRIHPEAGGADSTLLRTTLVVGPGAIILGLLILIFHLTRPWTFWKLMFHYSFTSVMSMGVMLFQLYMVVLVLWLAKIFEKEVLALQQRWLPRLGMVQKALTLLTPFHRLLETVMLVLAVLLGAYTGFLLSALKSYPFLNNPILPVLFLFSGISSGAAVALIAMALRHRSNPHSTEAHFVHRMETPVVWLEIFLLAAFFVGLALGDDGKMRALTAALGGGFWTWWFWLGVAGLGLIVPMLLKPWANRGSTFHGVLAVCGASLTGVLLLRFFILYAGQLTVA
- the nrfB gene encoding cytochrome c nitrite reductase pentaheme subunit, with product MSVLRSLLTAGVLASGLFWSLCGITATPTPQDSEQRWTVTQQRNPDAACLDCHKPDTEGMHGKHASVVNPNNKLPVTCTNCHGQPSPKHREGVKDVMRFNDPMYTVEQQNSVCMSCHLPEQLQKAFWPHDVHVTKVACASCHSLHPQQDTMQTLNEKGRIKICVDCHSDQRTNPHFNPASVPLLKEHP
- the gltP gene encoding glutamate/aspartate:proton symporter GltP, producing the protein MKNLKISLAWQILLAMVLGILLGSYLHYHSDSREWLVANLLSPAGDIFIHLIKMIVVPIVISTLIVGIAGVGDAKQLGRIGAKTIIYFEVITTVAIILGITLANVFQPGSGIDMSQLATVDISKYQSTTAEVQSHAHGLMGTILSLVPTNIVASMAKGDMLPIIFFSVLFGLGLSSLPATHREPLVTVFRSISETMFKVTHMVMRYAPVGVFALIAVTVANFGFASLWPLAKLVLLVHFAILFFALVVLGIVARLCGLSVWILIRILKDELILAYSTASSESVLPRIIEKMEAYGAPASITSFVVPTGYSFNLDGSTLYQSIAAIFIAQLYGIDLSLWQEIILVLTLMVTSKGIAGVPGVSFVVLLATLGSVGIPLEGLAFIAGVDRILDMARTALNVVGNALAVLVIAKWEHKFDRKKALAYEREVLGKFDKTANQ
- the nrfG gene encoding heme lyase NrfEFG subunit NrfG translates to MSLHQVSVLLLRHSQRQAQLQQELHHDLTEPVASDAPSRPLPVKALLAVAIVMVMACVGGYLASSKWQAVRQEQQRLADPLRAFTDEPTAEKQLLTLQAAIRANPQDSAQWATLGEYYLWRNAYDNALLAYQQALRLRGENAEIYSALATVRYYQSGQHMTPETREMIDKALALDASEVTALMLLAADAFMQADYVQAIAFWQKLLDLNSPRVNRVQLIDAINMAKLLQNRQK